The Phoenix dactylifera cultivar Barhee BC4 chromosome 9, palm_55x_up_171113_PBpolish2nd_filt_p, whole genome shotgun sequence genome window below encodes:
- the LOC103701042 gene encoding 14-3-3-like protein — protein MSPAESSREENVYMAKLAEQAERYEEMVEFMEKVVKTADVEELTVEERNLLSVAYKNVIGARRASWRIISSIEQKEESRGNEDRVGLIKEYRGKIEAELSKICDGILKLLDSHLIPSATAVESKVFYLKMKGDYHRYLAEFKTGAERKEAAESTLLAYKSAQDIALAELAPTHPIRLGLALNFSVFYYEILNSPDRACSLAKQAFDEAISELDSLGEESYKDSTLIMQLLRDNLTLWTSDITEDGGDEIKEAPKRESGEGQ, from the exons ATGTCGCCGGCCGAATCGTCCCGTGAAGAGAATGTCTACATGGCCAAGCTGGCCGAGCAGGCCGAACGGTACGAGGAGATGGTGGAGTTTATGGAGAAGGTAGTGAAGACGGCCGACGTGGAGGAGCTGACCGTCGAGGAGCGCAACCTCCTCTCCGTGGCTTACAAGAATGTGATCGGTGCTCGCCGGGCTTCGTGGCGCATCATCTCCTCCATCGAGCAGAAGGAGGAGAGCCGTGGGAATGAGGACCGTGTCGGCTTGATCAAGGAGTACCGCGGCAAGATCGAGGCTGAGCTTAGCAAGATCTGTGATGGGATCCTGAAACTGCTCGACTCCCACCTCATCCCCTCGGCCACTGCTGTGGAATCTAAGGTGTTCTACCTTAAGATGAAGGGGGATTACCACAG GTACCTTGCGGAATTTAAAACTGGAGCTGAGAGGAAAGAAGCAGCTGAGAGCACACTGTTGGCATACAAATCTGCTCAG GATATTGCATTGGCTGAATTGGCTCCAACTCATCCAATAAGGCTTGGGCTTGCACTCAATTTCTCAGTGTTTTATTATGAGATCCTGAACTCACCAGACCGTGCTTGCAGTCTTGCAAAACAG GCTTTTGATGAGGCCATTTCAGAGCTTGACTCCTTGGGTGAGGAATCTTACAAGGACAGCACCTTGATCATGCAGCTTCTCCGAGACAACTTGACACTGTGGACATCCGATATCACA GAGGACGGAGGTGATGAGATCAAGGAAGCTCCCAAACGGGAATCAGGAGAAGGGCAGTGA
- the LOC103701050 gene encoding cytosolic sulfotransferase 12-like, whose amino-acid sequence MDFSLPSNPQEERGEVSTKEHSDLLSSLPKHKGFFAHPLRMYKGFWVHENMLPRVMALQDHFKPRPSDLILVTQPKSGTTWLKALLFAIMNRTNYTFAQHPLLTRNPHACVLFLEVPFRHRFPDLEAIPPPRLLATHLPYSILPSSVADCGCRLVYLCRDPKDVVVSLWHFAQKLKPDTMGLSEAFELFCDGFSFSGPIWDHMLEYWRESLRRSEKVLFLKYEEMMTEPVGNVRRLAEFVGRPFSEEEEKDGVVEEIVQLCSFEKLSNMEVNKKGVYEVGETTVPHESFFRKGKVGDWANHLSREMGEALDRIVQEKLAGSGLTFQAS is encoded by the coding sequence ATGGATTTTTCTCTTCCTTCCAATCCTCAAGAGGAGAGAGGCGAAGTCTCCACCAAGGAGCACAGCGATCTCCTATCCTCGCTACCAAAACATAAAGGATTTTTTGCGCATCCCCTCAGAATGTACAAAGGGTTTTGGGTCCATGAAAATATGCTTCCACGCGTGATGGCCCTCCAAGATCACTTCAAGCCTCGTCCCTCCGACCTCATCCTCGTCACCCAGCCCAAATCCGGCACCACCTGGCTTAAAGCACTTCTGTTCGCTATCATGAACCGCACCAACTACACCTTCGCTCAACACCCTCTGCTCACCCGCAACCCCCATGCATGTGTGCTCTTCTTAGAGGTCCCCTTTCGCCATCGATTCCCCGATCTGGAGGCGATCCCTCCGCCGAGGCTCCTCGCCACCCACTTGCCTTACTCCATATTGCCGTCCTCTGTGGCCGACTGCGGTTGCCGGCTAGTTTATCTCTGCCGAGACCCCAAGGATGTGGTGGTCTCGTTGTGGCACTTCGCGCAAAAGCTCAAGCCCGACACCATGGGGCTGAGCGAAGCCTTCGAGTTGTTTTGCGATGGGTTCTCATTTTCCGGGCCGATCTGGGATCATATGCTCGAGTACTGGAGGGAGAGCCTAAGGAGGTCGGAAAAGGTGCTGTTCTTGAAGTACGAGGAGATGATGACCGAGCCGGTGGGGAACGTGAGAAGGCTAGCCGAGTTCGTGGGGCGTCCCTtctcggaggaggaggagaaggatggGGTGGTGGAGGAGATTGTACAACTGTGCAGTTTTGAGAAGCTCAGCAATATGGAGGTAAATAAAAAGGGTGTATACGAAGTAGGGGAGACAACTGTGCCGCACGAGTCGTTTTTCAGAAAAGGTAAGGTTGGAGATTGGGCAAATCATTTGAGTCGTGAAATGGGGGAGGCGTTGGACCGAATTGTCCAAGAGAAGCTGGCTGGATCCGGTCTGACCTTCCAAGCATCGTGA
- the LOC103698934 gene encoding flavonol 4'-sulfotransferase-like has product MALQDHFKPRPSDLILVTPPKSGTTWLKALLFAIMNRTKYTFAQHPLLTRNPHECVPFLEILFRDQISDLEAIPPPRLLATHLPYSILPTSVADCGCRLVYLCRDPKDVVVSLWHFARKDRPDMGLSEAFELFCDGVSLSGPIWDHILEYWRESLRRSEKVLFLKYEEMMAEPVGNVRRLAEFVGRPFSEEEEKDGVVEEIVQLCRFEKLSSMEVNKKGAYELGGLTLPRESFFRKGKVGDWANHMSREMGEKLDRIVQEKMAGSGLSFQAS; this is encoded by the coding sequence ATGGCCCTCCAAGATCATTTCAAGCCTCGTCCCTCCGACCTCATCCTCGTCACCCCGCCCAAATCCGGCACCACCTGGCTTAAAGCACTCCTGTTCGCTATCATGAACCGCACCAAGTACACCTTCGCTCAACACCCTCTGCTCACCCGCAACCCCCACGAGTGTGTACCCTTCTTAGAGATCCTCTTTCGCGATCAAATCTCCGACCTGGAGGCGATCCCTCCGCCGAGGCTCCTCGCCACGCACTTGCCTTACTCCATATTGCCGACCTCTGTGGCGGACTGCGGTTGCCGGCTAGTTTATCTATGTCGAGACCCCAAGGATGTGGTGGTCTCGCTGTGGCACTTCGCGCGTAAGGACAGGCCCGACATGGGTCTGAGCGAAGCCTTCGAGTTGTTTTGCGACGGGGTCTCGTTGTCCGGGCCGATCTGGGATCATATCCTCGAGTACTGGAGGGAGAGCCTGAGGAGGTCTGAGAAGGTGCTGTTCTTGAAGTACGAGGAGATGATGGCCGAGCCGGTGGGGAACGTGAGAAGGCTAGCGGAATTCGTGGGGCGTCCCTTctcggaggaagaggagaaggatggGGTGGTGGAGGAGATTGTACAACTGTGCCGTTTTGAGAAGCTCAGCAGTATGGAGGTGAATAAAAAAGGTGCATACGAATTAGGGGGGTTAACTCTGCCGCGTGAGTCGTTTTTCAGAAAAGGCAAGGTTGGAGATTGGGCAAATCATATGAGTCGTGAAATGGGGGAGAAGTTGGACCGAATTGTCCAAGAGAAGATGGCTGGATCCGGTCTGAGCTTCCAAGCATCGTGA
- the LOC120112003 gene encoding flavonol sulfotransferase-like, with protein MNVRRVAEYVGRPFSEEEEKDGVVEEIVQLCSFEKLSSMESRIAGIVAAERAIQCLDQENQQPQSLMDFSLPSNPQGNPQEGRGEVSTKEHNDHLSSLPRQRGFLRPIRMYKGFWVTESLLPRVLALQDHFKPRPSDLILVTQPKSGTTWLKALLFAIMNRTNYTFAQHPLLTRNPHECVPFLEIPFRNRFSDLEAIPPPRLLATHLPYSILASSVADCGCRLVYLCRDPKDVVVSLWHFARKDRPDMRLSEAFESFCEGVSLSGPIWDHILEYWRESLRRSEKVLFLKYEEMMAEPVGNVRRLAEFVGRPFSEEEEKDGVAEEIVQLCRFEKLSSSEVNKKGIYEAGEITLPHESFFRKGQVGDWTNHLSREMGEKLDRIVQEKLAGSGLSFRAS; from the coding sequence AGCCGTATCGCTGGCATTGTAGCTGCAGAGAGGGCGATCCAGTGTCTCGACCAGGAAAACCAACAGCCCCAGAGTCTAATGGATTTTTCTCTTCCTTCCAATCCTCAAGGGAATCCTCAAGAGGGGAGAGGCGAAGTCTCCACCAAGGAGCACAACGATCACCTATCCTCGCTGCCAAGGCAAAGAGGATTTCTACGTcccatcagaatgtacaaaggGTTTTGGGTCACTGAAAGTTTGCTTCCCCGCGTGTTGGCCCTCCAAGATCACTTCAAGCCTCGTCCCTCCGACCTCATCCTCGTCACCCAGCCCAAATCCGGCACCACCTGGCTTAAAGCCCTCTTGTTCGCTATCATGAACCGCACCAACTACACCTTTGCTCAACACCCTCTCCTCACCCGCAACCCCCATGAGTGTGTGCCCTTCTTAGAGATCCCCTTTCGCAATCGATTCTCCGATCTGGAGGCGATCCCTCCGCCGAGGCTCCTCGCCACGCACTTGCCTTACTCCATATTGGCGTCCTCTGTGGCTGACTGCGGTTGCCGGCTAGTTTATCTATGTCGAGACCCCAAGGATGTGGTGGTCTCGCTGTGGCACTTCGCGCGTAAGGACAGGCCCGACATGCGTCTGAGCGAAGCCTTCGAGTCGTTTTGCGAGGGGGTCTCGTTGTCCGGGCCGATCTGGGATCATATCCTCGAGTACTGGAGGGAGAGCCTGAGGAGGTCCGAGAAGGTGCTGTTCTTGAAGTACGAGGAGATGATGGCCGAGCCGGTGGGGAACGTGAGAAGGCTTGCGGAATTCGTGGGGCGTCCCTtctcggaggaggaggagaaggatggGGTGGCGGAGGAGATTGTACAACTGTGCCGTTTTGAGAAGCTCAGCAGTTCGGAGGTGAATAAAAAAGGCATATACGAAGCAGGGGAGATAACTCTGCCGCATGAGTCGTTTTTCAGAAAAGGCCAGGTTGGAGATTGGACAAATCATTTGAGTCGTGAAATGGGGGAGAAGTTGGACCGAATTGTCCAAGAGAAGCTGGCTGGATCCGGTCTGAGCTTCCGAGCATCGTGA